In the Topomyia yanbarensis strain Yona2022 chromosome 3, ASM3024719v1, whole genome shotgun sequence genome, one interval contains:
- the LOC131692441 gene encoding acyl-coenzyme A thioesterase 13-like isoform X2, with amino-acid sequence MSAKKGLEFLRAVSSYMTKTNGYDRCLSQIQMISGGDGKCVAEFKVAEEHLNRAGGLHGGYTATLVDVVTTYALMTKDNCLPGVSVDIHVTYLKAAKEGDDVIIDANTIRAGKNLAFLECELRHKKDNSIIARGQHTKYIGTGGGKTKE; translated from the exons ATGAGCGCGAAAAAGGGATTGGAATTCTTACGTGCCGTTTCAAGCTACATGACAAAAACAAACGGCTATGATCGGTGCCTGTCGCAG ATCCAAATGATCAGCGGAGGAGACGGCAAATGCGTGGCCGAGTTCAAAGTGGCCGAGGAACACCTGAATCGTGCAGGTGGGCTGCACGGGGGCTATACTGCCACCCTGGTGGATGTTGTGACGACCTACGCACTGATGACCAAGGATAACTGTTTACCGGGGGTGTCGGTTGACATTCATGTGACCTACCTGAAGGCCGCAAAGGAAGGAGACGATGTGATTATCGATGCCAACACCATTCGGGCTGGGAAAAACTTGGCCTTTCTGGAGTGCGAGCTACGACATAAGAAGGATAACTCGATCATAGCCCGGGGGCAGCATACCAAGTACATTGGAACCGGGGGCGGTAAGACGAAAGAGTAA
- the LOC131692441 gene encoding acyl-coenzyme A thioesterase 13-like isoform X1: MLHEVLRHFGAQIQPRNPSRLRFDRHKEPNTEASSTAAAIFINSSCYHRREYYRQTCTNQYDKSIQMISGGDGKCVAEFKVAEEHLNRAGGLHGGYTATLVDVVTTYALMTKDNCLPGVSVDIHVTYLKAAKEGDDVIIDANTIRAGKNLAFLECELRHKKDNSIIARGQHTKYIGTGGGKTKE; encoded by the exons ATGCTACACGAGGTTCTTCGCCATTTTGGGGCACAGATACAGCCACGAAATCCAAGCCGGCTGCGATTCGACCGTCACAAAGAACCGAACACGGAAGCCTCATCTACAGCAGCAGCCATCTTCATTAACAGCAGTTGCTATCATCGTCGGGAATACTATCGACAGACCTGCACCAACCAATATGATAAAAGC ATCCAAATGATCAGCGGAGGAGACGGCAAATGCGTGGCCGAGTTCAAAGTGGCCGAGGAACACCTGAATCGTGCAGGTGGGCTGCACGGGGGCTATACTGCCACCCTGGTGGATGTTGTGACGACCTACGCACTGATGACCAAGGATAACTGTTTACCGGGGGTGTCGGTTGACATTCATGTGACCTACCTGAAGGCCGCAAAGGAAGGAGACGATGTGATTATCGATGCCAACACCATTCGGGCTGGGAAAAACTTGGCCTTTCTGGAGTGCGAGCTACGACATAAGAAGGATAACTCGATCATAGCCCGGGGGCAGCATACCAAGTACATTGGAACCGGGGGCGGTAAGACGAAAGAGTAA